The segment GTCTCCTTCTGAGGCATCTGGACAAACACTACTCTACCCTCTGCCCTGCCCTTCAGAGTGAATActcaaagaagggaaatggaTTCCCACCTGGGGCCGAGAATCCCCATGGGGAGATCTACCATCCCTAGAGTCGGTGCTTCCTTGCCCACCTCACTTCACAGCTGCTACCTGGGGACGAGACCAGGCATCCCTCTCAGATGCCACATGTCAAGGAAGCAGAGCTCACTGGCTTGCTGCTGTTTACATCAAAGCATAGACAGGGCAGTGTACAAAGCGCAGGTGGAGGGAGCATCCTGGGCCCCATTCCTTCCAGGAAAGGCTATTCAGATGAGTATCAGAAGTGGGCTAGCTGTGGTACACTGGCAAAAAGTTTGGAAGTGCTCTTATGGTAGTACCACACAACGTGTTTttatgtacatctttttttttttttaatcattggagtatagttgttttacaatactattttagtttcaggtacatAGAGCAACATTGAAAACAGagtgtttcaatatttttatagattatactccatttaaagttactatACAATTTTGACTCTATACATTGTGCTGTACAATGTATCACTGTAGCTTATGTATTGATGTTCACTCATTTTTTACTAAGTACCCTGCTGAGTCCATGACTGATTTAGAATGAACATTTTCCTTAGAAGGAGGGCTTGAGTAAGTAACTGAGGCTGTAACTGTGCCCTGCTACGTATTTCCTTGCAGACACCTGGCTACTATGATCTTCTGTCCCTCGTGCTGGTTGTGTTAGACTAATGAAGTTACCAATGCTATCACTTACAAACCTGTAAGTCTTTCAATCCGAGACCTGGATTGAATTGGATTAGTTGGGCCTCCAGGAGactccctggggaaggaagagtGAGAAACACTGACAGAAGCAGTACTACAGGCTCTAGTGAGCAGAGAAGGCACTAGCAGGTAAAGAGATGCTTCTGGCTAAGGATTTATACAGGAGGCCAAGGAGAATGCTTAAGTCCTTTACTTCATAACCCTCCTCTGAAGACCTTCCCGTTCATCGCACACCTGTTTCACGAGATATACTCTTTCAGGgactatacttccataaaaagAGCCAAGtgtccagaaaaaagaaaaaaagatcagtcCTTTTAGGTGCTATATCCACAGCCCCTTACCACTAGTCTGGTGTTCACTGCGCGTATGTGGAAATCTGGCTGCCAAGGGCCTTCAGTTGGTATGCTGCCTAGGGCTCTGACCTTGACTCTCCAGAAGAAACCTCTAGAAGTATCATTATGAAGGAGCCACCCTTACCATAAAATACAGCAAGTAACAGCAAATAAGGTAACATTCCAAGAAGTCTTCTTTCAAATTCCAGAATCTAGGTATTTGAAATTGTATTGATTACACATTCATAACACATACTGTCCTGTGGACTGCTGtgctgtcatttcagtcatgtcccactttgcaatcccatcaactgtagcccgccaggctcctctgtccatgggattccccaggcaagaatacaggagcgggtcgccatgccctcctccatggggacATCtgagcccaggaatcaaactcacatctcctgcattttcaggcagattctttcctgttgaGCCACCAGTGATTATACAAAGTTGTATTTCTGAAAACAAGGATCCCTAACATGGGGCCTTTTACTGTGGGACACCTCTCCCCTCAACAATAATGGAGTTTACCCATCTCTAGGACATAGGGCTCCTAGTCCccttaatggattttttttttttgcctgcgctgcctagcttgtgggatcttagttccctgaccagggatcaaatgtgggtCCCCTGTAGTGgaaacagagtcctaaccactggagcaccaggttGTCATCACCTCAAGCATGACCAATGCACCTTGCCTAAACACCATTGTCTAGCTCTTCCCCTAAGTCATTTCCCTTGCTGCCAAGTTCTCCTTCCAACAATATAAGTTCCTGGCAGTCTTGGATCTTGGTCTCATTCATTTCAGATTGTGTATACCCTTTTATTGATTTCCTGTTCAGCTTACCATTTAGAAGGAGATCTaaggtaggaaaaaagaaaatagctgaGTGAGAGAGGGTCTGAGGGAGTTCTGAGTGAGGGAAGGTCTGAAAGAGTGtcgagggaggaaaagaaaagaaacataaataggAGTAATTTcgaaaaaccagaaataaaaataaaacaaaggtaaGACCCTCCACCACCTAGGCATTATTCCAGGCCACATTATCACCTCTGCGTTCCTAGGTTTTTGGCTACTTTGGACCACAATTCTTTCATGACCCACCAAggtctgtccgtgggattctgccCCATGTTGTTTTTCCTGTGGATGCACTGGGAACCACAGCCTATCAGAAAGAAGCGCCTCTTCAGGTGGGACCTCCTGCCCTTTCATCATTCACCAAAGCGCCAGTGCACAACAGGGGGCCCAGTGGAGGGATGAGAAGGTGTGATGCTACCTGGAGCATGACAAGGGTTACAGCAGAGATGATTTCTTAAGAGACACTCGATGGAAAGTTGATCTAATGTCTATACTTATGTTCTACTTTTCTCAGaatgtctctttctctgtgtatCAACATTACACTAgccttgcaattaaaaaaaaagtagagacttATGGTTCTGAAAATTCGTTCTTTATtttgatataaaaaaataaatccttcaGCCTATAAAGAATGTTACTTGTTTTCATATTGTTGTAAAGCAAACTTATAAGATAGGAACATCTACTACCAGTTCGAAAGATGCCACATATACTTTAGAAAAAAAGTCACTGCTATTTGGATTCAAACAAACATCAGAGTGAAGGGAACAAACATCTCTGTCTCCTGATTTTTCCATAATTTTACTAAATCATCAAGAGGAAAGCTAGTAGTGGGGATGTTACAAAATTATGCCAGAATTTGGTAATGATAGTGAAACCAGCCATTCAAATCCAGCTAGGTCATGACCTTGTACAAATGTTCTACTTGATACCCTACAAGCCGGGCTGGTAATAGATTTGAGTTATAATGTATAGATTTCTACAGTTGCAAAGGAAGTCTTTAAATTCTTGAAGTAAGCTAGGAAGCAGGCTGCTGATCTGGATTTGCTCAGATGGAAAACACTTCCAGCAGGAGTCCAGTTGATAGGCTGTTGGAATCACCAGGCCTGTACTTGTCAGGTAGTTTCAGTCAGCTGATCGGGACACCATCTCCAGATCTTTGAGATACGTTTGAAGTTCTCACAGTAAAGTTGTGGCCATGGCTACATTAGCTCTGCCtatcttctttgatttttaatatcattctttaccagctgtagcAGCCACTGCTTGGTAAAACTTTGCCACAAAGTCTGGCTCACTGACCTCCAGCTGCCTGACAAATTCATTGCGTTCCTGCTCAGCCCAACCTCGAAACCACTGATCCCAAAGACGTAACTGGCACTCAAAGATACAAGGTGGTCGGTTTGCTCCAGACACACTAAGCTGCTCCAGACTTTCCAGCAATGGCTGTAATTTTCCTGGTACTGCCTTAGCTACCAGGTCCTGAAGGAAACGTTCACGCTGAGGACCTGACCAGCTGGCAAACCAGTGAAGAATACACTTCATCTCCTGGGAAGTGATGTAAGACATTGGGGGAGGAGAAGAGTTAGAAATATTGTCTGGTACTGGGGgtaagggagaagggaaggataGCGGCATTGAAGATGAAGATGATTCCAGTGGCATCCTGAAACATAAAAGCACTGTTATGTACTCTCTGGatagagcaatgaaaataaagcttCCCAACAACATGGAATCTTACCACACTTAACCAGCATCTATTACTTTTCACCGATTTGGTTTACAGAAAAACAGGGTCCTTTGTTTATTATCCAAATACCTTACAGAAAGCACCCAAGAATAACTTCATTTCATATCTACCAACTTTCCTCTTTTTCAAACCCATTACCCTCCCCAACCACTGCCTCCCTCCATCATTCCtacaaagaatctaaaaataaccAAAGTATCCCTTGTTCATTCTTTCCCACCTAATTCTATGTTCCAGGTtgagtaaagaaaaaaacaatgattAATACTGGTCCAATGTATCTtccctaaaatgaaaaaaaggtatacattttttaatttaccaagcaGCTGGTCTGGACCCAGATGCTAATCATTCCTGAGCTATCAAcagtaggtaaaaaaaaaaaaaagaagaaaaaatcttaTACAGTGAAAGAGCCTTCTCTACAATGTGCATGTAGCCTCTGAAATAAGAACTTTAtaactgtattattttcttatatttcctgTAAAGCATCAGGAAAAATTGAAGAGCAGAGTTAGTGAGGGTGTCTTGTCCAAAATGAGATGAGAGagtaagaaaaacaggaaaagcagCCAATTGTTTTTTAAGGACTGAGAAAATGGCCTAGTTGGTTTGCTGTCTTAGGGACCTAACAAGTGTTATACTGCTGTGACAATCCATGTATGAACACTTTTCCTTCGTGTTTAATAGAATACCTATTGATGACCGGCCTTAGCATCACTAATGCAACTAGGAGGTCAACCAGCTTGAACAGTTCTCAAATCCCACAGTTTGAGTCTCAATGAAAACAAACTACTTGTTTACGACATATTTTACTGTTTGTGTTTCTTCTGCTCTAAGCTGGAGCGTTTCTACTGACAAAGGAACCCAGAAGCAATTAACATCAGTTCACTACCAAAACAACTCAAGGAGGTTGCTTTTTCACAGTGGCCCTACAAGAAGCAATTCCTCCTAAAGGAATTTTATTCTCTTATTCAGAGAAAGGGAGAACTTTCCCCGAGTCTTGCGACATAGCTTCAATGGCAAGTTCAATGATCAAGAACTGGTTCGTAGAACAGGTCCAAAGACACAATGCTGCCACCTCCCACTTTGGAGGCCACGGAACCTGGCATTCCGAGGTCCCAAACAGCAACGTAGCCCTAGATGGGAGTGGCGGAGATTCGGAGATGGGAGGCGGTAGCTGTATCCGTAGGAGAGTTGGAGGTTTGGCACACTAAGGGTAGCACGCAAACACTGAGTCTGACCCGGCCCAAGGAGGGAGGTACTTCTACCCCGCTTACCTCCCTTTTTCTCTCACAGGGCACCCGGAGACCGCCACAACAGGGTTTAAACTCCGACTATCACGGCTGCTTCCATGTTTCCTGAAAACCCTAAGGAGGGCCAACCCGGCAGCCCACGCACTTCCGGTCCCGGACCCGCCCCAAACACCCAAGCTCCACAGCGCCTCAGCCTTAGGGCCGGAGATAGCCGAATAATTCCGATTATGGCTAGCCCAGAGTCGACAGCTTCCGAACGGATTCGATTCAAAATCTCGGTAAGACGAAGAGAACCGAGCTCTGAAAGGAGGATgcgggaggagggagaggctgggaggaTGGAAAGAACCAATTGGTGCCGATGTGTAGACGGAAACACCCGAGCACTTCCGGAGGAACCCGGGGAGCTCTGAGTGGTAATCGAGGGGTTGACTATGGCAGTGGGCGGGGCCAACTCGGTACGTTCGAAGGGCGTTGGCGGAAATTACCGAAGATGCCCGAAGCCGTCGGGACGGACCCGAGTACCTCACGCAAGATGGCGGAGCTGGAGGAGGTGACTCTGGACGGGAAGCCTCTTCAGGCGCTGCGGGTGACCGACCTGAAGGCCGCACTGGAGCAGCGAGGCCTAGCCAAGAGCGGGCAGAAGAGTGCCCTGGTCAAGCGGCTCAAAGGGGTGAGGAGACGGCGTTGCCGGGGTGTCGGAGGGAAGCGGACCCGGTAGAGCCGAGTCTCTGCCGCGGCGCAGGCGCAGTGTCCGGGCTCGGCGCGAGCGAGCTCAGGCCGCCAGCGCGAGCCTCCGGATCCGCGCGCACGGTGGTTGG is part of the Bos indicus x Bos taurus breed Angus x Brahman F1 hybrid chromosome 10, Bos_hybrid_MaternalHap_v2.0, whole genome shotgun sequence genome and harbors:
- the C10H14orf119 gene encoding uncharacterized protein C14orf119 homolog; this encodes MPLESSSSSMPLSFPSPLPPVPDNISNSSPPPMSYITSQEMKCILHWFASWSGPQRERFLQDLVAKAVPGKLQPLLESLEQLSVSGANRPPCIFECQLRLWDQWFRGWAEQERNEFVRQLEVSEPDFVAKFYQAVAATAGKE